The following are encoded together in the Bacillus cereus group sp. RP43 genome:
- the tsaE gene encoding tRNA (adenosine(37)-N6)-threonylcarbamoyltransferase complex ATPase subunit type 1 TsaE, which yields MSKYEITTKSSEETQRLSEKLGGLVKEKDVIILEGDLGAGKTTFTKGLAKGLGVKRVVNSPTFNIIKEYKGRLPLYHMDVYRLAESEEDLGFDEYFYGEGITVVEWAHLIEAYLPNEKLQISLFHAGDDTRKILLEPIGDRYIRLCEELLQDESTSN from the coding sequence GTGAGTAAATATGAAATAACAACAAAATCTTCCGAAGAAACCCAACGATTATCAGAAAAATTAGGGGGACTTGTAAAGGAAAAAGATGTAATTATTTTAGAAGGTGATCTTGGAGCTGGCAAGACGACTTTTACAAAAGGACTAGCAAAAGGTCTTGGAGTGAAAAGAGTCGTAAATAGTCCTACCTTCAATATTATTAAAGAATATAAAGGAAGATTACCGCTATATCATATGGATGTGTATCGTTTAGCGGAAAGTGAAGAAGATTTAGGATTTGATGAGTATTTCTATGGTGAAGGGATTACAGTAGTAGAATGGGCTCATTTAATAGAAGCATATTTACCGAATGAGAAGTTACAAATTAGTTTATTCCATGCTGGAGATGATACACGAAAAATTCTACTCGAGCCAATTGGAGATCGCTATATTAGATTATGTGAGGAGCTATTACAAGATGAAAGTACTAGCAATTGA
- the ndoA gene encoding type II toxin-antitoxin system endoribonuclease NdoA, whose amino-acid sequence MIVKRGDVYFADLSPVVGSEQGGVRPVLVIQNDIGNRFSPTVIVAAITAQIQKAKLPTHVEIDAKKYGFERDSVILLEQIRTIDKQRLTDKITHLDEVMMSRVDEALQISLGLIDF is encoded by the coding sequence TTGATTGTAAAACGCGGCGACGTGTATTTTGCAGACCTTTCCCCAGTTGTTGGTTCTGAGCAAGGAGGCGTTCGTCCGGTTCTTGTCATTCAAAATGACATCGGAAATCGTTTTAGTCCGACTGTGATTGTAGCGGCTATTACTGCACAGATTCAAAAAGCGAAATTACCCACTCATGTGGAAATTGATGCGAAAAAGTATGGTTTTGAGAGAGATTCTGTTATTTTACTTGAGCAGATTCGAACAATCGATAAGCAACGCTTAACGGACAAAATCACTCATTTGGATGAAGTGATGATGAGTCGTGTAGATGAAGCGTTACAAATTAGTTTAGGACTAATAGATTTTTAA
- a CDS encoding Tex-like N-terminal domain-containing protein, whose translation MEMVDNRQGLMKMLVKELGFTEKQVRHVIQLTEEGNTVPFIARYRKEWTGSLDEVQIRAILERWQYMMQLEDRKEEVLRLIGEKGKLTEELRRHIVAAKKLQEVEDLYRPYKEKRRTKATIAKEKGLEPLAEWLLLYKKENPAEKAMEFVNAEKEVESAEDALQGAQDIIAELVSDNAAYRSWIRNTTFRKGIMSSSVKDKEKDEKNIYEMYYGYEEPLQKVVPHRVLAMNRGEKEDVLRVSVITPIEEILQFLHKKMILDEASKSAHYVQLAMEDGYKRLIQPSIEREIRKELMETAEEQAIHIFSENLRNLLLQPPMKGKVVLAVDPAYRTGCKLAVVDDTGKVLHIDVIYPHPPVRKYEDAKTKIISIIDKYEVEMIAIGNGTASRETEEFIVDVLQNVERDVFYIIVNEAGASVYSASDVAREEFPNLQVEERSAVSIGRRLQDPLAELVKIDPKSVGVGQYQHDVSQKRLNESLTFVVETAVNRVGVNVNTASVALLQYVSGLSKTVAKNIVAKREEDGKFTKRTELKKIPRLGAKTYEQCIGFLRILEGANPLDRTGIHPEQYKNVELLLKSLGLSKNDVGKPNLQKSLEGVDISKLSQETEIGEPTLVDIMDALISPERDMRDELPKPLLKKGILKLEDLKRGMELEGTIRNVVDFGAFVDIGVKQDGLVHISKLSKQFVKHPLDIVSVGQIVKVWVDDIDTKKGRVALSMLPIE comes from the coding sequence ATGGAAATGGTAGATAATCGACAAGGGTTAATGAAAATGTTAGTGAAAGAATTAGGCTTTACAGAAAAGCAAGTTCGTCATGTTATTCAATTAACAGAAGAAGGTAACACAGTTCCATTTATCGCTCGTTACCGAAAAGAATGGACAGGATCACTAGATGAGGTGCAAATTCGTGCAATCTTAGAAAGATGGCAATATATGATGCAACTAGAAGATAGGAAAGAAGAGGTTCTTCGTCTTATTGGTGAAAAGGGTAAACTAACCGAAGAGCTGCGTCGTCATATTGTTGCCGCAAAAAAACTTCAGGAAGTAGAAGATTTATATCGTCCATATAAAGAAAAGAGAAGAACGAAAGCTACAATTGCTAAAGAAAAGGGATTAGAACCGTTAGCTGAGTGGCTATTGTTATATAAAAAAGAGAATCCAGCAGAGAAGGCTATGGAATTTGTTAATGCAGAAAAAGAAGTGGAGTCTGCAGAAGATGCGTTGCAAGGTGCGCAAGATATTATTGCGGAACTTGTTTCGGATAATGCGGCATATCGTAGTTGGATTCGCAATACTACTTTCCGAAAAGGGATTATGTCTTCATCTGTAAAAGATAAAGAAAAAGATGAAAAGAATATATATGAAATGTATTATGGCTACGAAGAACCGTTGCAAAAAGTAGTGCCGCATCGTGTACTAGCTATGAATCGTGGTGAAAAGGAAGACGTATTAAGAGTTTCTGTTATCACGCCAATTGAAGAAATTCTTCAGTTTTTACATAAAAAAATGATTCTTGATGAAGCTTCTAAAAGTGCACATTATGTACAATTAGCGATGGAAGATGGATATAAGCGATTAATTCAACCTTCAATAGAAAGAGAAATTCGTAAAGAATTAATGGAAACGGCCGAAGAGCAAGCGATTCATATTTTCTCTGAGAATTTACGTAATTTATTATTACAGCCTCCGATGAAAGGGAAAGTTGTGTTAGCGGTAGATCCAGCATATAGGACCGGTTGTAAATTAGCTGTAGTAGATGATACAGGGAAAGTTCTTCACATAGATGTTATTTATCCGCATCCGCCTGTTCGTAAATATGAGGATGCAAAAACGAAAATCATTTCCATTATAGATAAATATGAAGTTGAAATGATAGCGATTGGAAATGGTACAGCTTCGAGAGAAACGGAAGAATTTATAGTAGATGTATTACAAAATGTAGAACGAGATGTATTTTACATTATTGTAAATGAAGCGGGTGCTAGTGTGTACTCAGCATCTGATGTAGCTCGCGAGGAATTCCCGAATTTACAGGTTGAAGAAAGGAGTGCTGTTTCAATTGGGAGACGTCTGCAAGATCCACTTGCAGAGCTTGTGAAAATTGACCCTAAATCTGTTGGGGTGGGACAATATCAACATGATGTATCTCAAAAGAGATTAAATGAATCATTAACATTTGTAGTAGAGACAGCGGTTAACCGAGTTGGTGTTAATGTAAATACAGCTTCAGTTGCATTGTTGCAATATGTTTCGGGGTTATCAAAAACAGTTGCGAAAAATATTGTAGCTAAGCGTGAGGAAGATGGAAAATTCACGAAGCGTACTGAATTAAAGAAAATCCCGCGTTTAGGTGCAAAAACATATGAACAATGTATCGGGTTTTTACGTATATTAGAAGGAGCGAATCCGTTAGATCGCACAGGGATTCATCCAGAACAATATAAAAATGTTGAATTGTTATTAAAGAGCCTAGGGTTATCAAAGAATGATGTGGGGAAACCAAACTTGCAAAAGAGTTTAGAAGGAGTAGATATTTCTAAATTATCTCAAGAGACCGAGATTGGTGAGCCAACATTAGTTGATATTATGGATGCTTTAATTAGCCCGGAACGAGATATGAGGGATGAGTTGCCAAAGCCACTTTTGAAAAAGGGGATTTTAAAATTAGAAGATTTAAAGCGTGGTATGGAATTAGAGGGAACGATCCGCAATGTTGTTGATTTCGGTGCCTTTGTTGATATTGGTGTGAAGCAAGATGGTTTAGTACATATTTCTAAACTAAGTAAACAATTTGTAAAGCATCCATTAGATATCGTATCGGTGGGGCAAATTGTAAAGGTATGGGTAGATGATATTGATACGAAAAAAGGTCGTGTTGCATTATCAATGTTACCAATTGAATAG
- a CDS encoding ATP-binding cassette domain-containing protein codes for MILLQVNGLSKLYGAETILANIKLEVQTKDRIALVGRNGAGKSTLLKIIAGELSHDGGEIIKPKDVSMGYLAQNTGLETSLTIWDEMLTVFTHLQQMETKLRRLEQEMGKEENFSNATIYEKLLADYDQLQLDYKDQGGYQYEADIRSILSGLGFPVETHQTTISTLSGGQKTRLALGKLLLTRPDLLILDEPTNHLDIETLTWLEQYLQGYPGAILIVSHDRYFLDKLVTQVYEISNKESRRFVGNYSKYLDLKSALYEQEMKRYEKQQDEIAKLEDFVQKNIARASTTKRAQSRRKQLDRMDVLTRPLGDSKSASFHFDIEKQSGNDVLQVKDVTIGYEQEPIIEHVNMRLTRGDSVALVGPNGIGKSTLLKSIVNKLQLLHGNVAFGSNVSVGYYDQEQANLTSSKRVLNELWDEYPLQPEKEIRTILGNFLFTGDDVLKPVSSLSGGQKARLALAKLMMQKSNLLILDEPTNHLDLNSKEILENALIDYPGTLLFVSHDRYFINRVTTTVVELSTEGAQEYLGDYDYYVEKKNEMIERAEFEQQEDEVPVQKVVAQEKLNYLEEKERKQLERQRTRKIEELEQNIVGLEEEIATLEDQLCLPEIYADYEKASEITTKKQTLQELLEACMAEWEELHI; via the coding sequence TTGATATTATTACAAGTGAATGGGCTTTCGAAATTATACGGTGCAGAAACGATTCTTGCAAACATAAAATTGGAAGTTCAAACAAAAGATCGTATCGCATTAGTCGGACGAAATGGAGCCGGAAAATCTACATTATTAAAAATAATAGCTGGTGAGTTATCTCATGATGGTGGTGAAATTATAAAGCCGAAAGATGTCTCAATGGGGTATTTAGCTCAAAATACCGGATTAGAAACGTCTTTAACAATTTGGGATGAAATGTTAACCGTCTTTACACACTTGCAGCAGATGGAGACAAAACTTCGAAGGCTAGAGCAAGAGATGGGAAAAGAAGAAAACTTTTCAAATGCGACTATATACGAGAAATTATTAGCTGATTATGACCAATTACAATTAGATTATAAAGATCAAGGCGGCTATCAGTACGAAGCGGATATACGCTCGATTTTAAGCGGTCTTGGCTTCCCTGTTGAAACGCACCAGACGACAATTTCTACATTAAGTGGTGGACAAAAGACTCGATTAGCTCTTGGGAAATTATTATTAACTAGACCAGACTTACTTATTTTAGACGAACCTACAAACCATTTGGACATTGAGACACTAACATGGCTTGAACAATACTTACAAGGCTATCCTGGTGCGATTTTAATCGTTTCCCATGACCGTTATTTCTTAGATAAACTCGTTACACAAGTATACGAAATTTCTAATAAGGAAAGCCGACGATTTGTTGGTAACTACAGTAAATATTTAGACTTAAAATCAGCTCTATACGAGCAAGAGATGAAGCGTTATGAAAAACAACAAGATGAAATCGCTAAACTGGAAGACTTTGTGCAAAAAAATATAGCTCGCGCATCTACGACAAAACGTGCTCAAAGTCGCCGTAAACAATTAGACAGAATGGACGTATTAACTAGACCATTAGGCGATTCTAAATCAGCTTCCTTCCACTTCGATATTGAAAAACAAAGTGGAAATGATGTTTTACAAGTAAAAGATGTAACTATTGGCTATGAACAGGAACCGATTATTGAACATGTAAATATGCGCTTAACTCGTGGTGATAGTGTTGCCTTAGTTGGGCCGAACGGAATTGGAAAATCTACATTATTAAAATCCATTGTGAATAAGTTACAGCTATTACATGGAAACGTTGCTTTTGGATCAAATGTATCTGTTGGTTATTATGATCAAGAACAAGCCAATTTAACATCTTCGAAACGAGTTTTAAATGAACTATGGGATGAATATCCCCTGCAACCTGAAAAAGAAATTCGCACTATACTAGGCAACTTTTTATTCACAGGGGATGATGTATTAAAACCAGTATCTTCTCTTAGTGGTGGACAAAAGGCTCGACTAGCTCTTGCAAAACTTATGATGCAAAAATCCAATTTATTAATTCTTGATGAGCCAACAAACCATCTTGATTTAAATAGTAAAGAGATTTTGGAGAATGCTTTAATTGATTACCCAGGTACTCTTCTATTCGTCTCTCATGACCGCTACTTCATTAATCGCGTAACGACAACGGTTGTTGAGTTATCAACAGAAGGTGCACAAGAATATTTAGGTGATTACGATTATTACGTTGAAAAGAAAAATGAAATGATTGAACGTGCGGAATTTGAGCAGCAAGAAGATGAAGTACCTGTTCAAAAAGTGGTGGCACAAGAAAAATTAAATTATCTCGAAGAAAAAGAACGTAAACAGTTAGAACGTCAACGCACTCGAAAAATTGAAGAACTGGAACAAAATATCGTAGGCTTAGAAGAAGAAATTGCTACATTAGAAGATCAGCTTTGCTTACCAGAAATATATGCAGATTATGAAAAGGCTAGTGAAATTACAACTAAAAAACAAACACTGCAAGAACTGCTTGAAGCTTGTATGGCAGAATGGGAAGAACTGCATATATAA
- a CDS encoding YdiK family protein encodes MRNSPLFMAALYFLLGCIFTRFAITNVTDTIWNMWTILFAVMATIDFNLALRLILVKFTKKKQ; translated from the coding sequence ATGAGAAACTCACCATTGTTCATGGCTGCATTATACTTTCTTCTTGGATGTATCTTTACACGCTTCGCTATTACGAACGTAACAGATACAATCTGGAATATGTGGACAATACTATTTGCAGTTATGGCAACAATTGATTTTAATTTGGCACTTCGCCTTATCTTAGTCAAATTCACAAAGAAAAAACAATAA
- a CDS encoding antitoxin EndoAI → MSESSVTTEIVVRLPKQMVTELDGIGKQENKNRHELICQATQLLLRQHKTKKRYQHESMRRGYIEMGKINLGIASEAFLAEYEAAHTVERLVSGG, encoded by the coding sequence GTGTCCGAATCAAGTGTAACTACTGAAATCGTGGTTCGGTTGCCAAAGCAAATGGTAACGGAATTGGACGGAATTGGAAAACAAGAGAATAAGAATCGCCATGAACTAATTTGCCAGGCAACACAACTGTTATTGCGTCAACATAAGACGAAGAAACGCTACCAACATGAATCAATGCGACGTGGGTACATTGAAATGGGAAAAATTAATCTTGGTATTGCATCTGAAGCTTTCTTAGCAGAGTATGAAGCAGCTCATACAGTAGAACGCTTAGTTAGCGGGGGGTAA
- the tsaD gene encoding tRNA (adenosine(37)-N6)-threonylcarbamoyltransferase complex transferase subunit TsaD: MEKNTIILGIETSCDETAVAVVKNGTEIIANVVASQIESHKRFGGVVPEIASRHHVEEITVVLEEALKEANITFEDIDAIAVTEGPGLVGALLIGVNAAKAVAFAHDIPLVGVHHIAGHIYANRLVKDVQFPLLSLVVSGGHTELVYMKEHGSFEVIGETRDDAAGEAYDKVARTLSMPYPGGPHIDRLAHEGKPTIDLPRAWLEPDSYDFSFSGLKSAVINTVHNAKQRGIEIAPEDLAASFQESVIDVLVTKASRAADAYNVKQVLLAGGVAANKGLRARLEAEFAQKENIELIIPPLSLCTDNAAMIAAAGTIAYEQGKRATLALNANPGLDIEA, encoded by the coding sequence ATGGAAAAAAATACGATTATACTTGGTATTGAAACAAGCTGTGATGAAACAGCTGTAGCAGTTGTTAAAAATGGAACGGAAATCATTGCGAATGTCGTTGCATCACAAATTGAAAGTCATAAGCGTTTTGGCGGAGTTGTACCAGAGATTGCATCCCGTCATCATGTAGAAGAAATCACAGTTGTGTTAGAAGAAGCTTTAAAAGAAGCGAATATCACTTTTGAGGATATTGATGCAATTGCTGTAACAGAAGGCCCAGGTTTAGTTGGAGCACTTTTAATAGGTGTAAATGCAGCGAAGGCTGTGGCTTTTGCTCATGATATCCCTTTAGTTGGTGTTCATCATATTGCCGGTCATATTTATGCGAACCGTTTAGTAAAAGACGTACAATTCCCGTTACTATCGCTTGTTGTATCCGGTGGGCATACGGAGCTTGTTTATATGAAAGAGCATGGTTCATTTGAAGTGATTGGTGAAACGCGAGATGATGCGGCAGGAGAAGCTTACGATAAAGTAGCTCGTACATTATCAATGCCTTATCCAGGTGGTCCTCATATTGATCGCCTTGCGCATGAAGGAAAACCAACAATTGATTTGCCTCGTGCGTGGCTAGAACCTGATTCGTATGATTTTAGTTTTAGTGGATTGAAGTCAGCAGTTATCAACACTGTGCATAACGCAAAACAACGCGGTATAGAAATTGCACCAGAAGATTTAGCAGCAAGTTTCCAAGAAAGTGTAATAGATGTACTTGTAACGAAAGCGTCTCGTGCAGCAGATGCTTATAATGTAAAACAAGTGCTTCTTGCTGGTGGAGTAGCTGCCAATAAAGGGCTTCGTGCACGTTTAGAAGCAGAATTTGCACAAAAAGAAAATATAGAGCTAATTATTCCTCCTCTATCTTTATGCACAGATAATGCAGCGATGATTGCAGCTGCAGGTACAATTGCATACGAACAAGGAAAACGCGCTACATTAGCTTTAAATGCAAATCCAGGATTAGATATTGAAGCATAG
- a CDS encoding redox-sensing transcriptional repressor Rex codes for MDQQKIPQATAKRLPLYYRFIQNLSLSGKQRVSSAELSEAVKVDSATIRRDFSYFGALGKKGYGYNVNYLLSFFRETLDQDDITRVALIGVGNLGTAFLHYNFTKNNNTKIEMAFDVSEEKVGTEIGGIPVYHLDELEERLSTDIQVAILTVPATVAQSVADRLAETDVHGILNFTPARLNVSENIRIHHIDLAVELQTLVYFLKNYPQ; via the coding sequence ATGGATCAGCAAAAAATTCCACAGGCCACTGCCAAACGATTGCCTCTATACTATCGATTTATCCAAAACTTATCTCTTTCTGGTAAGCAACGTGTTTCATCAGCCGAATTGAGTGAAGCGGTAAAGGTTGATTCCGCAACTATTCGAAGAGATTTTTCATATTTTGGAGCGTTAGGGAAAAAAGGATATGGATATAACGTAAATTATTTATTATCATTTTTCCGTGAAACACTCGACCAAGATGATATAACACGTGTAGCACTTATTGGAGTAGGTAATTTAGGGACCGCTTTCTTACATTATAATTTCACGAAAAACAATAATACAAAAATTGAAATGGCATTTGATGTTAGTGAAGAGAAAGTTGGAACAGAAATCGGAGGAATTCCTGTATATCATTTGGATGAATTAGAAGAACGTTTATCAACTGATATACAAGTGGCAATATTAACGGTACCCGCTACAGTAGCGCAATCTGTGGCAGATAGATTGGCAGAAACGGACGTGCATGGTATTTTAAATTTCACACCAGCACGCTTAAATGTGTCAGAGAATATAAGAATTCATCACATTGATTTAGCTGTAGAGTTACAAACGCTTGTTTACTTTTTGAAGAATTATCCACAATAA
- a CDS encoding SprT family protein — protein MDEQEIQRLVEEVSLQCFGMPFLHKAMFNSRLRTTGGRYLLKNHNIELNYRYYEIYGKEELVGIVKHELCHYHLHITGKGYKHRDRDFRELLKKVGAPRFCKRMISEEETKVYTYECIGCSFQYVRRRKINTQRYVCGKCKGQLKLVVKTS, from the coding sequence ATGGATGAGCAAGAAATTCAGAGGTTAGTGGAAGAGGTATCGTTACAATGCTTTGGAATGCCGTTTTTACATAAAGCGATGTTTAATAGTAGGTTACGTACAACGGGTGGGCGCTATCTATTGAAGAATCATAATATAGAATTGAATTATCGATATTACGAAATATATGGTAAAGAAGAGTTAGTCGGGATTGTTAAACATGAACTTTGTCATTATCACTTACATATCACAGGAAAAGGGTATAAGCACCGAGATAGAGATTTTCGTGAGTTATTAAAGAAAGTAGGTGCACCACGTTTTTGTAAACGAATGATTAGTGAGGAGGAAACGAAAGTTTATACGTATGAATGTATAGGTTGTTCGTTTCAATATGTAAGAAGACGTAAAATAAATACACAAAGATATGTATGTGGAAAGTGCAAAGGACAACTAAAACTGGTAGTGAAAACATCTTGA
- a CDS encoding type II CAAX endopeptidase family protein: MKKQYWWIIVTYILMQLSGIAGLPLLLKTGLYDNRGFTREEKIQLITGHWAIISFFIALCVVLWLLRTDIRDRHLDKMRSTVPATIGWIFIGFFLALFSQSIAGMIEMRLLGITPGSENTARLMDIARTTPWFLIVISIIGPILEEIVFRKILFGTLYKKFNFFIAAIISSLVFAAIHFDFTHLLVYTSMGLVFAFLYVKTKRIIVPIAAHVAMNTLVAVAQVVVSNEQIQEMIKEAEKMQGFIGGFLV; this comes from the coding sequence TTGAAAAAACAATATTGGTGGATTATCGTTACATACATTTTAATGCAGTTATCAGGCATTGCCGGGTTACCGCTTCTCCTGAAAACTGGACTATACGATAATAGGGGATTTACTAGAGAGGAAAAAATTCAGCTCATAACTGGTCATTGGGCTATCATTAGCTTTTTCATTGCATTATGCGTTGTACTTTGGTTACTCAGAACAGACATTCGTGACAGGCATTTAGATAAAATGCGCTCTACTGTTCCAGCTACAATTGGGTGGATTTTTATTGGTTTCTTCTTAGCACTGTTCTCACAAAGCATTGCCGGTATGATCGAAATGCGTTTATTAGGGATTACACCGGGATCTGAAAATACAGCAAGACTTATGGACATCGCAAGAACGACACCTTGGTTCCTTATCGTCATATCTATAATAGGACCTATTTTGGAAGAAATCGTATTTAGAAAAATTTTATTCGGTACACTTTATAAGAAGTTTAACTTCTTTATTGCCGCTATTATTAGTTCACTTGTATTCGCGGCGATTCATTTTGATTTTACTCACTTATTGGTATACACTTCAATGGGGCTCGTATTCGCCTTTTTATACGTAAAAACGAAACGAATTATCGTTCCTATTGCAGCTCATGTTGCAATGAATACATTAGTTGCAGTCGCTCAAGTTGTAGTAAGTAATGAGCAAATTCAAGAAATGATTAAAGAAGCTGAAAAAATGCAAGGCTTTATCGGAGGATTTTTAGTATGA
- the cmpA gene encoding cortex morphogenetic protein CmpA, whose translation MPTWLKKQMQRAYFEKNRYQIKLLNECWFYYSKIHQSS comes from the coding sequence ATGCCTACATGGCTAAAGAAACAAATGCAACGTGCATATTTCGAAAAAAACCGGTATCAAATCAAGTTACTAAATGAATGCTGGTTTTATTATAGTAAAATACACCAAAGCTCATAA
- the rimI gene encoding ribosomal protein S18-alanine N-acetyltransferase gives MDMIFRKMALDDIDQIVAIEEASFSTPWTADAFHRELEMNEHAHYVVLEKDGLVIGYCGLWIILDESHVTNIAILPEYRGKKLGDALLKEVISEAKGLGVKTMTLEVRVSNEVAKQLYRKYGFQNGGIRKRYYADNQEDGLVMWVNI, from the coding sequence ATGGATATGATATTTAGAAAGATGGCACTCGATGATATTGATCAAATTGTAGCTATTGAAGAAGCATCTTTTTCAACCCCTTGGACTGCAGATGCCTTTCACCGCGAATTAGAGATGAATGAACATGCACATTATGTCGTGCTAGAAAAAGATGGTCTCGTAATTGGATATTGTGGATTGTGGATAATTCTTGATGAATCACATGTAACAAATATAGCTATCCTGCCAGAATACAGAGGCAAAAAGCTAGGGGATGCCTTATTGAAAGAAGTCATTTCCGAGGCGAAAGGGTTAGGAGTAAAAACAATGACACTTGAAGTACGCGTGTCAAATGAAGTAGCAAAGCAGTTATACAGAAAATACGGATTTCAAAATGGTGGGATTCGTAAACGATACTATGCGGACAATCAGGAAGATGGTCTTGTAATGTGGGTGAATATATAA
- the tsaB gene encoding tRNA (adenosine(37)-N6)-threonylcarbamoyltransferase complex dimerization subunit type 1 TsaB — translation MKVLAIDTSNYVMGVSLIEEGNVIGEIITNLTKNHSVRLMPAVEKLLKECGVKPKELTKIVVAAGPGSYTGVRIGVTAAKTLAWSLQIPIVGVSSLEVLAANGANFSGLICPLFDGRRGQIYTGLYTYEGEQLTSIEEDRIILIVDWLQMLKDKGQLVLFIGNDVKLHKETIVEYLGEQAVFAPFTKNNPRPSELAFLGLQKEEQDVHTFVPSYLRLAEAETKWLESQNK, via the coding sequence ATGAAAGTACTAGCAATTGATACTTCAAATTACGTAATGGGTGTATCCCTTATTGAGGAAGGGAACGTGATTGGGGAAATCATTACAAATTTAACAAAAAACCATTCTGTACGTCTTATGCCAGCTGTAGAGAAACTTTTAAAAGAATGCGGTGTAAAACCGAAAGAATTGACTAAAATTGTTGTAGCAGCTGGACCAGGATCATATACAGGTGTTCGTATAGGTGTGACAGCTGCAAAAACATTAGCTTGGTCACTTCAAATACCAATTGTAGGTGTATCCAGTTTAGAAGTGTTAGCTGCAAATGGTGCTAACTTTAGTGGACTAATTTGTCCTTTATTTGATGGAAGACGTGGACAAATTTATACTGGGTTATATACATATGAAGGAGAGCAGTTAACTTCAATAGAAGAAGATCGAATTATTCTTATTGTAGACTGGTTGCAAATGTTAAAAGATAAAGGACAGCTTGTTTTATTTATCGGTAACGATGTTAAATTGCATAAAGAAACAATTGTAGAATATTTAGGTGAACAAGCTGTATTTGCTCCGTTCACTAAGAATAACCCAAGGCCAAGTGAATTAGCATTTTTAGGATTACAAAAAGAAGAACAAGACGTGCATACGTTTGTTCCTAGCTATCTTCGTTTAGCTGAAGCTGAAACAAAATGGTTAGAAAGTCAAAACAAGTAG